From a region of the Paenibacillus segetis genome:
- the gerQ gene encoding spore coat protein GerQ, translating into MGQMTSMPQGQVQGQMTSMPPQVASGSPMTPYGQVVTTPTPPAFEQSYIENILRLNLGKVGTFYMTYENNSEWNAKIFKGVLEAAGRDHIIISDPQTGVRTMLLMINFNYATFDEPLVYQYPGAIGNPRMRG; encoded by the coding sequence ATGGGACAGATGACGAGTATGCCACAAGGACAGGTACAAGGACAGATGACAAGTATGCCACCGCAAGTTGCGAGTGGAAGTCCAATGACACCTTATGGGCAAGTAGTCACGACCCCAACACCTCCTGCATTTGAGCAATCATATATTGAGAATATCCTGCGTTTGAATTTGGGTAAGGTAGGAACGTTTTATATGACTTACGAGAATAACTCTGAGTGGAATGCCAAAATATTCAAGGGTGTCCTTGAAGCGGCTGGTCGAGATCATATCATTATTAGTGATCCACAAACCGGAGTAAGAACGATGCTACTAATGATCAATTTTAATTATGCTACATTTGATGAGCCGCTCGTGTATCAATATCCGGGGGCGATTGGTAACCCACGGATGAGAGGATAA
- a CDS encoding multicopper oxidase family protein translates to MKLTKFVDPLPIPKIIKPIYKKKDVTRYTVKMKQFYTSLHRDLPRTKLWGFNGSYPGPTFEVHRSENVHVLWENKLPLKHLLPIDTTIHGAGVKVPKVRTVVHLHGARVRSSSDGYPESWFTRDFATTGPQFKNRIYRYTNNQRATSLWYHDHTMGITRLNLYAGLAGLYLIRDKVEDALPLPKGPYEIPLIISDRTFKSDGSLFYPKRPDRSSLKNPKAKIPFPSVVPEFFGETILVNGKVWPYLNVEPRKYRFRILNSSNARFYNLKLKSGPTFYQIGSDGGLLEKPVKLNQILIAPAERVDVIVDFSKMAGKTITLTNNASAPYPSGDPANLDPNTTGIVMQFRVKVPLKGKDTSKIPAVLSDIVKLSTKNVRKIRNLTLDETYDEYGRLLQLVTNRMWDDPVTEKPVVGTKEIWKLINLTMDTHPIHVHLIQFQILQRRPFDVNHYKKTKKIRFTGPPQKPTPNERGFKDTVRAKPGHITQIIARFGPYTGQYVWHCHMAEHEDHDMMRPYRVVPKKK, encoded by the coding sequence ATGAAGTTAACTAAATTTGTTGATCCGCTGCCGATTCCCAAAATAATTAAACCGATTTACAAGAAAAAGGACGTTACACGTTACACGGTTAAAATGAAACAATTTTACACTTCCCTTCACCGTGATCTACCGAGAACAAAACTCTGGGGATTTAATGGATCCTACCCTGGCCCTACATTCGAAGTGCATAGGAGCGAGAATGTCCATGTGTTGTGGGAGAATAAATTACCGCTGAAACATCTGCTGCCTATCGATACAACGATCCATGGAGCAGGAGTAAAAGTTCCAAAAGTCCGTACGGTAGTACATCTACACGGTGCACGGGTACGTTCGAGTAGTGATGGATACCCTGAATCCTGGTTTACACGAGATTTCGCAACAACGGGACCTCAATTTAAAAATAGAATATACCGTTATACCAACAACCAGCGCGCAACCTCACTATGGTATCACGATCATACGATGGGAATTACCCGGCTTAATCTCTATGCAGGATTAGCTGGTTTATATTTGATTCGCGATAAAGTGGAAGACGCCTTACCACTACCAAAAGGCCCTTACGAAATTCCACTGATTATCTCTGATCGCACCTTTAAATCCGATGGTTCACTCTTTTATCCCAAACGACCGGATCGAAGTAGTTTGAAGAATCCGAAGGCTAAAATTCCATTTCCATCCGTGGTGCCTGAGTTTTTCGGAGAAACCATACTCGTTAACGGTAAGGTGTGGCCATATCTAAATGTTGAGCCAAGAAAATACCGCTTCCGCATTTTGAATTCATCTAATGCCCGTTTTTATAATTTGAAGCTAAAATCAGGCCCAACCTTTTATCAAATAGGAAGTGATGGAGGACTGCTAGAAAAACCAGTTAAATTAAATCAAATACTCATAGCACCTGCAGAACGCGTTGACGTTATCGTAGACTTCTCCAAAATGGCCGGTAAGACAATTACGTTAACCAATAATGCTTCAGCACCTTACCCTAGCGGTGATCCCGCTAACCTCGATCCGAATACAACAGGAATCGTCATGCAGTTCCGAGTAAAAGTCCCATTGAAGGGTAAGGACACTAGTAAAATTCCTGCCGTGTTGTCCGATATCGTGAAGTTGTCAACTAAGAATGTCCGAAAAATAAGAAATCTCACCTTAGACGAGACTTATGATGAATATGGTCGCTTATTACAGCTTGTAACGAATCGAATGTGGGATGATCCCGTGACCGAGAAGCCGGTCGTCGGTACCAAAGAAATTTGGAAATTGATTAATTTAACTATGGATACGCACCCAATTCATGTTCACCTTATCCAATTCCAAATCTTGCAGCGGCGTCCCTTTGATGTGAATCACTACAAAAAAACGAAGAAAATTCGTTTTACAGGTCCACCTCAGAAGCCTACTCCTAATGAAAGGGGATTTAAGGACACGGTTCGTGCAAAACCTGGTCATATCACTCAAATCATTGCCAGATTTGGACCTTACACCGGACAATATGTATGGCATTGCCATATGGCAGAGCATGAAGATCACGATATGATGCGGCCTTATAGGGTGGTTCCGAAGAAGAAATAG
- a CDS encoding acyltransferase translates to MSAITKPPRIHYLDFFRAVAILAVVTIHSTSQPVSLFPKSSWQYNYYHFWNSVSLFAVPSFLFLCSLVLFYNYSYKDRITSWIAGFYKKRMLYILLPYILWSFIYFLFRNLSTPQRVIVDLPLYFERLLTGTNHTHLYYFTIIIQLYLLFPFLIWLMRFTWIQRLMLPLGIVIHIVFYYCNTNYWHIHRTASLLPSYWMHITLGAWIGMNFDFIMSLAKRYKILIGAIGVASALTYIYGYGLHVGSYKRAYHFFIYNLFTLSASVCLLLLSRYLFQWLHAEKIKRFISSLGTESFGIFLIHPLVLAIWRKFVMPIIFDYHLGIWLGGAAALFISWLITLVIRRFSIGWILVGK, encoded by the coding sequence ATGTCAGCAATAACGAAACCACCACGTATCCACTATCTTGATTTTTTTCGTGCTGTCGCTATTTTAGCTGTAGTAACGATTCATTCTACCTCGCAACCTGTTTCTCTGTTTCCTAAATCGTCTTGGCAATACAACTATTATCATTTTTGGAACTCGGTTAGCCTCTTCGCTGTTCCATCATTTTTATTTCTCTGTTCGCTGGTGCTCTTCTACAACTATAGTTACAAAGATCGGATTACCTCCTGGATCGCAGGCTTTTATAAAAAGAGGATGTTGTACATCTTACTTCCTTATATACTTTGGTCCTTCATCTATTTCTTATTTAGAAATCTAAGTACTCCTCAGAGGGTCATTGTAGATTTGCCGTTATACTTTGAAAGACTGCTGACTGGAACGAACCACACACATCTATATTACTTCACCATTATCATTCAACTTTATTTGTTGTTTCCGTTCTTGATATGGTTGATGCGTTTCACTTGGATTCAAAGGCTGATGTTACCGCTTGGCATAGTTATACATATTGTCTTTTATTACTGCAACACGAATTACTGGCACATCCACCGCACGGCCAGTTTGTTACCTAGTTATTGGATGCATATTACACTCGGTGCATGGATTGGCATGAATTTTGATTTCATAATGTCCCTTGCAAAACGATATAAAATTCTAATTGGTGCTATTGGTGTAGCTAGTGCCTTAACTTATATTTACGGGTATGGCCTACATGTTGGGTCTTATAAGAGGGCTTATCACTTCTTCATTTATAACCTATTTACATTGTCTGCAAGCGTGTGCCTACTTCTACTAAGTCGTTACCTATTTCAATGGCTACATGCCGAGAAGATCAAGAGATTCATAAGTTCACTCGGAACAGAATCATTTGGGATTTTCCTAATTCACCCTCTGGTACTTGCTATTTGGAGAAAATTCGTTATGCCTATTATTTTTGATTATCATCTAGGGATCTGGTTAGGTGGTGCTGCAGCTTTATTCATTTCATGGTTGATTACATTAGTGATCCGGCGTTTTTCTATAGGATGGATTCTGGTCGGAAAATAA